The Hippoglossus hippoglossus isolate fHipHip1 chromosome 4, fHipHip1.pri, whole genome shotgun sequence DNA window ctttttttttttcttatttaatatcATTCCTGCACGAGGGTTTACACCCCCGCCCTGTCAGTCAACTACTGCATGCCCTCATAAGTGATGATCAGCATGGTTTAATAGAGTGGTGGTAGATGCAATGGGGGCATCTTGATTGGGCTGTCATGACACCCATAGGGGTAGGCTTTGCGTTTGGGAGAGATGGGCTTGGAGCAGGTTGAGCTATCACTGTCCGAGGGCCCCTCGTTGGGGCCCGGCAGCCGAGGAGAAGCGGAGAGGAGACCCTTCATGTTGCTTGGACGCCGTTTTCATGTTCTCACACCCATTTTGCAGGCGTTGGGATGGGGGGCCTTATGGGGAGTCCTGCTTTCCAGGGGTATCCTCAGGTGCTGTGTGGCGCAGCACACCGTccacaaggaggaggaggaggaggaggaggaggaggaggaggaggaggaagaagaggaggaggtgggatggagggaggaaggtaATGCAAGATGCACCGGGGCAGACGGGAGAGGGAGATTGGGATAAGGgggagatgaaaaagaaataaaataaaataaaataaaaaataaaaatcacacactCATCGTCATGTTGGGTGAATACtgtaaaaagagagaaaaaacagagggaggggagaaaagaTAAGCCAAAACTATATTAAACCTCGTTCACTACCCAGTTACAGATGAAAGCATGAACCTCTAACTAAACTAAATGCCATGTCCAGTATCAGCAGCCATGACACTAAACAAACAACCCTTTCTAATTTACGGCCTATGTCAGTAAACCAGCAGCAAGCAGAGCAGAGTCCAGCCCAAGGAGAAAATGTTAGGGGGTTTCAGATCACAGTGAAGATACTGTGGCAAAATGTCAGTCTCACATTAATCACGATATGACAATCTCTCCATGCGTCAGAGAAAGCATATGATGTGGTTCTCTTCCATGCTcgtgtgcatgcatgttgtTGTACTGGAGTTAGGTGAAGCTGGGAACACGACACTACAGGACTGACCATGACACCGAATTTAGCCACAGAGGCTGATTTAAAGATCAGATTTTGTGCGTTAAATGGacgttaacataattaagagctattttaacatatttaagacttttaaaatgttttccacgCTACATCCTTGGTTTCCACGGTAACAATCGTTACCACTTGCTGACCAGTGGCACCAGATTACAAAAAGGAAATATGTCGGATAATCTATTAGATTTCCTGAGCAAGGCCTCTCAGCTCTGCTACAGATCTGCACTGAGGGGAGATTTTTGAGCTACCAAAAGATTTtgtatcacaaacacacaaatatttgctAAATCTCCAAAGAAAGATGACCTTGTAACTGTGGACTGTTCTCAaaggtttaatattttctaatGGAGTCAAATGAAGAAGTGGTTCCACACAGTCAgctgttctttttttagttCGAAATATGCCTTCATTTACCCAGAATACTTGGCAAATTAGTTTTATTTACGAGAGTCAAGAACCAGACAGCTTAGTGCAAAGGATAAATGTAGGATTTGAATGTCGGCTGGATGCCTTTTAGATTGATGTGAGTCACAGTCAAAGTCTAGTTTTGAGAAACCAGACTCACCACAGACAGTTGGCACACAATGCAGTGGTTTGGGATTTCATTTTGGAGCCATCACAACTGTATCAAGTATATTGATTTCTTGTGAGTGGATACATCTGAATGTGCTGCTTGATACAAGTGGACATTTGTGCAGATACTGTAATCTGCATAAGTAAGTGATTCAATACTGTATGTGACTCTCTGCCTCATCACAGTTAGAGAGCATATTCTCTGTTTGTTCCCAGCTTAAAATGTTTGTTGACACTCACACTTTCACTTTGGAATGGGTTTAAAAAGTTGCCTGCCATCTCGCCGTCATCCCGCGGAGTGCCGGGGGGATTGTTCATGCCTGCCATGTTGTTGGGAGAATTCTACAACATGGGAAACAAACCAATAAGAAAGCAGAACTCACAAACCAGCGCACAAATAAGACGGCCAATCGGTTAGTTCGTCTTACCTTTGGCAACCCATCCATGTCACCAGAGCCTGTGGTGAGACAATAAAACAAGAGGAACCTGAGTGATTATAACTGTTAGCAGATCCTCAGCTGCTAATTTAACATCACTCCAGGATATCCAGTGCAAACAGAAAGACCCTGCCCTCTCACTGCTAATGGCCTTTAATTGAGCCATTTGTTTCAGATACAGATGAGCAGCAACTCTGCTGGCTTCACTGGCCACGTCTCACCCATCTACAGGATCAATTGCCCTCCTCACTGCCCCACTAATCTGTTTTAGCTGTGATCAATATTAAGAGGAGCGAGAACACTTCCTCCGTCAGTCACAGGGGGGCAGAGTCTTACTTCCAAAGGCCTCTGAACAAACTCCGTACAGGCTACACACACTGGACATTATATTCAACTACTCACCTAGTGACCCGTTCATATGATGCTGCTCCATACCACCCATTCCACCCATTGGCCCGTCAGGACCCGGTCCCATCGGGAACTAGTCAAATAACAAGAAAATTCATGGAGgtcatttatttttgctcttttcATGCTTGGAAATGAATTAGATAAAcgtacaaataaaaaaactgatgcaATTTATTATGATTCAAAAATTATCAAACCCATGTGACTCACATTAGGTCTATTTCCACCAGGGCCGATGGGGTTCATCATTGTGTAGATGTTTTCACTCGAGTTTGTTGAATCTatgaagagaaaataattgGATGTTTAAAATCAGGCAAATGTAACACATCTTGTTCCAGAAATACTTATATTGATCTCTGTCTGTATCCAATTGGtctaaaaatgtcaaacaatccGGTTGGTTTGGGGGAAAATGAGAAATAATGAGCTGAGGCCACTGGAGGGGCGCTGTCTTTCACTGTGTTTAGCATTGTTTCAGTGTAATTTggtagtttgtttattttacagccaGAGAGAACccagaaatgttctttttttttggcagaACAGGACAGAGAACAACTGTATGTTACTTTAAGTGCCAGGACAAAATGATGGTGAATCTAACTCTCAGTCCATCTGCACAACACTCGCTGCAATGTCCAATAAAAGAGACACAATATCTTTAATTCACCAACCAGCAGATTAGACCAAGTTATCAAACAGTACATGTTGTGTCACTCCTCATGTGTCTGTCCTCAAAAGAGTAAGAGGGATGAGTTGTCCTTGATCAGGCATTAAAGGTAGTAAGTTGAGAAGAAGACCTGGTATTTGCATAGAGCGgagaagtgagatctgatcacaagtggtcacaggagacacattcaggacacattttaatgtccGGTGTGAACAGATGAAATTTGCCTGTTAGATTCCCTGAATGTACTTGTTATGTCGTgactggaggagggggggcaatACTGAGTGGGAGGTGTGCATTTTTGAGagaggtttttgtgtgtgtgtctgtgtgtgtgtgcgcgcagagTCTTGGCGACTGCAGTGGAAATATGTTTTCCTCTCCCGGTGTACGTGTGCGCAGCAGCGTTTTGTGCAAAAGGTTGCCCCGGTAACGGATCACAATAGAGGTAcgtatataaataataaatagtggATACAAAAAGAAGCTCTCCGCAGGCCGACAGAAACAGAGCGTCTACAGGCGATCTGCCCACAGTGCTTTGTTTGCAGCGAATCCTCCACAGAGACATGAGAGTGACGGGTCAAAGTGGAGACGGATCAGTTGATTGCCGACAGACATGCCTCTGCTTCCCTTTCATGCTGTAATTGTCTTCACTGTGAAACATGTTTTGCAGAATGTCCCTTAAGTGGAGAATAGTAACAAAAAGTCTGATACCAAATCAAAATTTTTCATGCATGTCACATACTGAATAATGTCACATTCAGTGCaatattttaccttttttttatgttttaaactCTGAAAAATATTCCTAAAGGCTCAGTTCCTGCAGTATTTAAAGCCCTATTTCTGCCTGTCTCCCAAAGAGAGACGTGTATCTGACAGAGAACGGGTTTGATGTTTCTGAGACAGAGCCCTCCTTCAGTGAACGCTGGATAAAAGCAGAAGTCAGAAGGGAAAGTGAAGTGTGTAACTCACCTCCGGGGCTaggcatgatgggagttcctgGTGGGCCGCCTCCCCCTGGAGGGCCCTGAGGGGTGAAGAAgcgagaggaaaaggagagaagtGAGCGCTGAGTGCATGTAGATGGCAGCGTGCCTGTGAGATATCACAGCGTGATAGGTAATTTATTGCCCGTGGTCGGACACGATTCCGATACTTACCACGTAGTTGCCTGGAGATGAAGATGAATATGCTATCTATGGAGAGAGCAGATGAAACAGAACATGAGACACGGTTACTGTAAACACAGTCATACGGACGACTAAGACATGAGAGAGCGCGACTCACTGAGTTTGAGTTGGGGTTCGGCCACGGACCTCTTCCACCAGGACCCCTGGAAATGCAAACACAGGTAGAAATGAGAAGCTGGTACTAGAGTGCAGCTCGGGGCCACAATCTTCTGACCGAGTCCGACCCAAACACGAAAAAgcattctgtttttctgtgtccaAACCTGAGCTTTATGTTTTCCCTAATTACAGTTATCATGTCCCCGAGTCTTTTATGTTATAAGAAACATTTAGAGTAAAATAAGCTGTCAACGCCGTGACAATTAACCTAaacactgcaggaaacaaaaaaaacccccagAGCCatggtttgtgatgtcacaaacctaaagaaccaatcctgtcaacttgtgggtgAGGCTCAGTGGCTGGAAAaggctcctcagctgcaggtgaacTTTGATGGTTTGGAGTATGTAATTTTGTCTAATAAGCTACTGGAGTGAGACTTCaacaataaatttaaaaaaacctaaaaCAGGCTCATCTCTGCGAGTAACATTTGTCAAATATCATAGAAGTTTGTTTTGAGTCTACTAACATGTTCATGCCCGGCATCCCTGGCCCCATGGAGTTCGGAGGAGGCCTCATCCCTCCACCGTAGTTCTGCAGaagagaggaacacacagtCAGCGCGGCACCTCGCACCTGCTCCGTCTAAAGGTTTGAATCTTAATGAAGGTCAGTGGTGATCATGTCTCCCACTAACTAGTGTTTAATTATGCGCTCGTTTGAGCTGTGTGTGGGTTGGCTGGAGTGGGCTGTGTGTGACGGTGGAcagctgtgtatgtgtgtgtgtgtgtgtgtgtgcgtctgtatatgttgtgtgtttctgcatgtgtgtctctatgtgttCTTGctcccctctgtgtgtttgttttcatcgcTGCCCAGCAGGCGGGTTTGGCTGGTGCTACATGCCTGAacttgggtgtgtgtgtgtgagagagacagagagtatGGGGGCAGGCCAGAGAGCAGCTCCACTAAGAGGAAGAGTTTTGTTCAGCAGACGATTACACTTGTCGAGCAGATGCCACACCAGCTGCTGGTGCACTAACTGCCAAAGTCACCGTGCCAGGGTGGCACAGAGAGGGGCCGGGGGGCacagggagagtgtgtgtgtgtgtgtgtgtgtgtgtctttgtgcgaGGTGATGTTGGAGCAGGAGGTGGTCGGGTGCAGAATGAAGCAGCTGTCTGGTGATGGTGATTCAAATGGAGCTGTTGTTTAAGCATCTCATGTACACGCTGAATCACATTGACGATGATAAAATCGATAAAAGGAAAGCAGCAGTGGTCAGACTGTGTTGGTGGCGGATCACTCAGTCTGAGTCCGTCACACTAGGTGGGAGACGGTAGGACTTCACATGAAGAACTGGCGTTGGCTCTGGTCGGAGCCAAGCTAATCATCAAAGCGCTCCTGACATTTAAAGGCAAAAAGTTATGAGCCTGGCACAACCAAAACTTCTCCTCAGCAGAGGAGACGGATAGTGCGCATGCAGTTTATAGGCTGCTGGTTTGACATTATAGCTGCTTTTATGGTGGCTCTGAATGAAGGGTAACCAAACATTGGGTTTGTTCATAAACTGTCAATGACCAAATCTGTGTGTGCGGCAGCTGCACAGTGGGAGTGCAGTGGGTTGGAAACAATAAAGGACATGAGCCACTGTCACGACTCGCTTTATTCTCACAGCCCTTTGTGTTATCATGTGTACGAGCGAGTCATATGACTGGTGCTTACCTGTGGACCCATCCCTCCCATGCCTCGGGGGGGATTCATTCTCATTGGACCTCCCATGTTTGGATGTCCTGCGGTGAGACATGGAGAGCAGCTTGTTAGCACGACAGCACTATTCACATCAGCAATAATTGTACAGCTCACTCAGAGATCGGCATGAGACTGCATAAGTGCAGCTTCTCTGAAATAACACTGCATGTGCGACTTTACCTTGAGGTCTGGTGGGGTCCAGGCTGTTTGGCAGGAGAGGCTGTGACCCGGGGATGCCCCCAGGAGGCTGATTTGGCATACGGAGGGCGGGCCTGGGGCCACCTGGGTACCGTGGAGACATGAATGGCTGCAGGAAGGAAAGGATGATCATTAGTTATTATTACCTCCACTaaagaggtcatgttttcatcaccttttatttgtctgttagtttgcagcaTACACAAGACTACTGGATGCATTACTACGAAACTTagtggaaagatgtggtattggtccgtttttttttaatcagtttctTTAAGAtagtgttttttgacattttcacaaatatcTAAGAGAATAGTTaatggatcttggtgaaaacATATcaagggactgatatctatgagtgtatgACATATGGTGAAACTATTGGTCCTTGGCTGTGGTATGCACTCTTCTGagttctatttatttatgtaattatTTTGGGATGAAATACTTCTTATAACTCTTGACAAACAGGCCTTATAATAGCACAGATATATTTGCACTTCCAACTTTCTACACTAGAGTTATGTCCacaaaaatatgcaaaagaTTTCCTTTACTTaacgtgaaaaaaaaacatgcataaaGATATACTGacaatatctatttatatagaCGTGTATATATTTCAGTATACCACTGTTATTGTGAAATTCAAGCTTCATAACATCACATATAATGTACATCCGCTCTTTGGTGTTTTAACATGGActattcattgtgtttttttacagatcTGCTATATTTAGGCGTTTTTGTACAGGTAAATAATTATGATATTAGTTtcctaaataaaacatgtacCTGCCAAACCAAACCTGTACCTGCCAATTCAGAAGCAGAAATCTTTCCATGTCAAACTAATTATTCACGGCAGAAGGGCCAAATATCTGAATCcagtcaaacacagaaaaaccttATTTAATAAATGGCTCACCGTATCTAACCTGACCCCTCTTGGTGTGTTATTATTGCAGATCAGCAGGGGGAGCTATTGTGTTGAAGAATAATGCACTGTTGAAGTTTTTTTGAAAGAGGGGGCTTGCTAAGTTTTGCTAAGACCTCAGGTGGCAAAATCCATTAGGGTGAAGGTAAAGAAGATAGATAAGAGGGGGAACACATGAAGGATGGAAACTTtgcctggaaaaaaacaatgtgggagcgagggagggaggtggagcagAAAAAGATGAGAGAAACATGACAGTTGGATGGAAGAAGGAGTATGAGTGGGAACTGTTCTGCTTCTTGAACGTTTCCCTGTTTTGTGCTGCTGCCCGTTTTCccacagcgtgtgtgtgcatgtgtgtcaccAGACAGCAGTGCTACAAAAACACAGCCTGCATGGATGGTGTGATTCCAAACTGCGAGAAACTGAAGACGCCACCGAGACAGATGTTTGAGCACGGAGAGGGGACGAGAACAGGCTGGCCGGGACACACGCAGTGCCAGAGCACAACCGGTGAATAATGTAAAGCGCCCCGGACAGATGGTTTTCACATTTACCTGTGAGAGTGCGCTGCCGCAACTACAAATGCCCACAGCCGCGGAGCCATATTTTTCTGTCAGACGATGAGATTTAATTGCAAAAGTCAATGCAAATATTTTAGTATCAAGGGGAAACATGCTGATTTGAATGTGGATTGGGtgagagctgtgtgtttttgtcacgGAGCATGAACAGCAGAATAATGTTCGTGTTATTATCTTCACTCGGTGGTAAGCGCAGCACAAATAGATGACAAGATGAGACTGGTTTTCACTGGtaattatatactgtatgttatgTTCTGGACAGGTGAAGATAATGAcgaggaaatgaatgtaagtctATGTAAATTCTCTGAAGGTGACCTatgacagagagtgtgtgtgtgtgtgtgtgcataagtgGAGAACAAGTTATATAAGTGTAGTTACCCCTTGGGGTGAGATCGGAGAAGAGACTTActactgttttcttttctctctctctctctctctctctctctctctctctctcccccccccctccccccccccctctctcctcttcctctccagacCATGTTATTGTAGTGGGGTTTgtgcacaaagagctgcacaGTGTCAGGCTGTGCTGCAATATTAATGGTCTATTGATGGACTATGGGATGGTGAGTGCTGGGCTGAGGGAGAGCCGAGGCCCTCCAGATGCACCTCCGCTCCTTACAGCTGGGCCAACACCGCTAAATTATTCATCCAGCCTACCATCGTGGATGCTGCCTGTCCTGTCTGTTAGCACAACAACGACCCGTGCGCTGTTTGTacactgtgagtgagtgagtgagtgagcaaGTGAGCGTTCTGGTTGTAGGAAACGTGTGAATAGATACTCTAGCATCATCAACTTACTGGCATTGTCtccatttctttatttgttatagttgttatatttgtttatctGGACTACAAactgtgtattttatttcctttattcaCTTCATTATTGTATCTTATTAATGGGgccctatgtttataaatgtgggtgtatGAATGAATGGCACCTTTAGACTTTTAGAATAGGTCCATTGAACCGCATCCGCTGGCAGCTGCGACACGGCAGCAGTACAGTACATTGAGATATTATGGGGAAATAGCGACAGTCCACTTACCAATAAAAATGGTCTGGCTCTTGTTTCTGGGTCTTTGCTAAGAGTCTGGTAAAATTACACGTCTCGCTCAAGTGAAAGAAAGCACTTTAAGTGGACATTTCATggactgtcacagttgccccatAGGGTTACAATGTAGCCACTACCACCACTGACAAAAGTTTCTGTAAGTATCATTGATTTatacacccacatttataaacaccagaattcccctttaacttttgttgttgttttttttacattattattattattatgatattttgATTGTAGCATGTAAATGTCGTGCCAATCAATGTAAATGAATTGATATTGAGTGAGTGAGAAGGATGGAAGGAAAAGAAGGATGGAGTTAACGTTTGTGTCTTACCTGTCCGTGAGGTCCCATCATGGGATTACTGGGGTTGTGTGGGGGAGGCTGTGTGTGAGGGGAAGGCTGAGATCCTGGTGGACCCTGGTGAcgagagaaggacagagagatcTCAATCTACTGCAAAGATACTGGCGATCTGCTTTagaaaagattaaattaaacaaatttacAATATATCCCTTGACAGGGTGAGCACTGGGgttattcattaaaaacactgtggGATATGAGATTTAAAAGGAAATTTCTACCACATGCCAAAAAATCGTTTTCTCCCTTACCTTCTGTAAAAATAGCACAAGTATAGTATAGGTAATAATTTGCGTGAGAAATTCATAATTTAatcatttgtactttttttaagTAGAGAGCACTAGTTCACATAAAGTAAGTGAAAGCATCATTCATATAATATGCACAAGTACATTCTCACATAAATTGAAACCTGCAGTTATACATGTTTCTGACAATATTACTGAAACAAATGCTTCCATATAAATAACTATTTGCAGTAGTTGTTGTTGAAATGGTTGAATACAGTTGCCAGTCCAGCTGAGAATCAACACCAAACTCCTGCCATCTCTGGCTACTTCCTAGCCACAATTCGGTTTTGCCTGTCAGTACGATTATATTCTAACAGCTCTCATGAACCCCACAACAGAAAACAACGGAACACACCAGCATGACATCATACCCGACTACAGTGACACTGAGGAGAGACAAATGCATGGCTGCATGGAAAGATGTAACGACTATCTCACACAAATATTGAGCAGACGTGTGTCATGTGGCAAGAAACCAAAGTCCAGTGAGATCATGATGCTGTGTTTTGTCTGCAGAGTGTATGAGTGTATCTACATAAGGGCCGTCCCTTTTCAAtccaaattaaaacattaattggAACATGAGGTGAAAAGTTcatattcaaaatgttcaaattcaaaatgtacAGTCAAGAAGCGCATCAGACCGTTCTAAGTAGTCTGCCTCGTGTTCCAAcagagggcgctcactatcAGTTTGACCTGTTGCATGGAGGACGCTAGCTAGCAAAGTTGTTCCATACTGGACAATCATGAAGTCAAAGCATCTGAGAAGCAGCGTACGGAAGTATACTGGGTTCTACATCGTAGACAGCAAGGTAACAAACAAAGATAAGGCTGTTTGTTGACTTTGTACCATGAAActacatttttcaaacaaatctgTCGGTTCATCTGTCAGCATTCCACCGAGGAGGCGCCACAGACAAGCAGAGCGGGAGCCACTCGATTACATTCGAACAAAATGCATCATGTCAAATCCATTCAACCTagattttttgaaaaacagctCTAACGAACTCTGGTAAATTACTGTATTATACAATATTTCTGCCCCCTATTGGTCAGCGTCACTTAATGCAGCTGTAATTGGCATTCGGGGAGTAAATGCAGCATGTCCAGACTAAGTGTGTTAATTACACAATATCTCTTCTGATACATCAATAAGGAGTGGATGTAAAATGATTTTTCACTGACATTTGCAGACGCTCACATTGATTTCCATGGGCAGGAATTGTTCATTTTCCAGATGAGGTCTGATCAATGCAGAAGGTGGACTTTAATCAAAGTTCGGTTACAATTGTGTAGTTACGACAAAGTATATTTCAGGTTGTTTTCCAACAAAgtcttatttttaaatgctgatGCTTGGTGCTGCTGTCCACCAATGGAAGTTTAATCCTGCTGCTGGTTTTCCCTTCACACAGAAGGGCCAAATATTTGAACCCAATCAAACATCATTACAGcacaacacagagaaatgagTCCCAGACTGAAATTATTCTGTCACTTAAATGCACTCAGACTGTCACTGGTATGTGAACCGCAATGTCAGAATGTGAGTAAATGAACCCTTTCCTGAGTCCAGTCCCTCAAAACAAACAGGGTTGATTACATTAAGGTTAATTCAGTATCAGAGGagtgtgtgacctctgacctctgtctcttCCTACAGTTACCTCACAtgactccagctgcagcagccgctCCAGCAGAGATCTACCTGAACATCACTACAGAGGGAAGAGGACCACCCACTGTCAGACCAGGCTTATCTACGAGTCTGTCAGCGCCTCCGCCAGGTACTCTGCTATAGTGTTACATTACagatagctgtgtgtgtgtgtgtgttgtgcaacCAAGATAGTGACGACTGTGAATATGAgatctgtcttttcttttcacaggtGACATCAGGACCCACTTCTCTCAGGTGCTgaatacatatgtgtgtgtgtgtgtgttggtttgtatgtgtttgtgtttgtacaatgagtgtgtgttgaccGAGTGTTCTGCTTCACCAGATGTGTATCTAGCATCACAGGGAAAAACTGAGGGATTAGGGGTTTACCAGTGTGCAATATAacctgacatacacacacacacatacacatacacacacaccgtttTTATGAGTAACACGGAAGGTATCCTAACCTAAAATACAATGACATGCTTGACAACGGAGactcctccacaaacacacacacacacacacagacacacacacgctcttaTAAACATGCTTAAATACTTTTGCATGCATTCCCGAGACATTCCTGCTGCCAGGATGGATCAGCAAGGGACAACATTTTTTTGAATCTCTTCCTCATGAATGccaaagtacattttttttaaatacttaaaaaaaaaaaaatttgttgAGTTAATTGTCCCCTTTACTTTCCTGATTAATTATTTCAGCAATAACACAAATATCACCGCACAACAGTCTAGACCTCCTCACCTGAGCGCATCATATTTCATGcaggcagcagctgctcggaTACAGTCATCTCTCTTGCgtcacacactctcacgcacacGTTCTCACTTTAAATCTCCCTCCCTGCTCGCCCTCTCCCTCATCGTTTCCCACCCTGCCCACTGTGCCGCCTTCCCCCCTGTGTGAGCGCTCCTCTGGCGTGGCTGTGGCGGTGGAGCGCCGACAGCGCCGAGCACCAGGAACCTGTGGGCGCTGCTACAGTGGGAAAATAAACATGCCTGACTGACGGCTTGAAACAAGTGTGTTCCCACAGGCGCAGATACGGTGCGGCGGCGCTGCCAGGTACACTGTATAAGAACACAGGTTTTGGCAGGAGGAAGGAGCTTGTACATACACGTTTAAATGATGCCATTCATGAGTAGAGCACTTATTCATGTAACCCTTTGTCTAACAAGTGTTGAGGACAGTGGAAGCAGCCAGGTTTGTATGTTCTTTATAAACATGGCAGTTTACTTCTCTGCTGCATTGATCTATTCATTAGAGATATTGTCAAGCGACAGCCAGACAACACGCAGCTGGTCAATAATCTATTCACCAGTGtggaaatgtttatttagttGCACATACAGTGTTCTCTCTGAGTGCGTTGGCACAGCTGACGTTTGACGTGTGTAGCGGTGCCACTGTGGTTGTTCAGccactctctgtgtgtatgttttgggTGGTTAACACCAGCTGTACTGGCTCGCTCTGACTCTCAGCAGGTTCACACTGGGGCTAATGCAGCGCTAGCTCTGTCTGACCTCAGAGGTTATTGTTGTTGCCAGgccgctctgtgtgtgtgtgtgtctaacaaGACATCCCTGCGGGGTCTGGCTGCACTGACCCAGCTGCAGCAGTCTGCTTCCcctctacacacaaacacacacacaccagttttAGTCAAGGGGACATTGCATTGACCTACATTAATTTTCCAAAGCCGTACACTAACTGTGACCATGATCACTACATTACTGAGCCTCGACCCTTAATTTAACCTAATAACCAAAACTCAAGTCTTAACTGTAAAACTTAATAGTTCATCTTTTGGGGACCAGGTCTTTGTCCCAAAACGGGAGTAGAGTCCACATAAACTGTCTACAAGAACAGATTTAtttcagaacacacacacactcacacactcacacacacacacacacacacacacacacacacacacacacacacacacacacacacacacacacacacacacacacacacacacacacacacacacacacacac harbors:
- the ssbp4 gene encoding single-stranded DNA-binding protein 4 isoform X1, whose protein sequence is MYAKGKGAVVPSDSQAREKLALYVYEYLLHVGAQKSAQTFLSEIRWEKNITLGEPPGFLHSWWCVFWDLYCAAPDRRETCEHSSEAKAFHDYSAAAAPSPVMGNMPPNDGMPGGPMPPGFFQGPPGSQPSPHTQPPPHNPSNPMMGPHGQPFMSPRYPGGPRPALRMPNQPPGGIPGSQPLLPNSLDPTRPQGHPNMGGPMRMNPPRGMGGMGPQNYGGGMRPPPNSMGPGMPGMNMGPGGRGPWPNPNSNSIAYSSSSPGNYVGPPGGGGPPGTPIMPSPGDSTNSSENIYTMMNPIGPGGNRPNFPMGPGPDGPMGGMGGMEQHHMNGSLGSGDMDGLPKNSPNNMAGMNNPPGTPRDDGEMAGNFLNPFQSESHLRIPLESRTPHKAPHPNACKMGVRT
- the ssbp4 gene encoding single-stranded DNA-binding protein 4 isoform X2 — its product is MYAKGKGAVVPSDSQAREKLALYVYEYLLHVGAQKSAQTFLSEIRWEKNITLGEPPGFLHSWWCVFWDLYCAAPDRRETCEHSSEAKAFHDYSAAAAPSPVMGNMPPNDGMPGGPMPPGFFQGPPGSQPSPHTQPPPHNPSNPMMGPHGQPFMSPRYPGGPRPALRMPNQPPGGIPGSQPLLPNSLDPTRPQGHPNMGGPMRMNPPRGMGGMGPQNYGGGMRPPPNSMGPGMPGMNMGPGGRGPWPNPNSNSIAYSSSSPGNYVGPPGGGGPPGTPIMPSPGDSTNSSENIYTMMNPIGPGGNRPNFPMGPGPDGPMGGMGGMEQHHMNGSLGSGDMDGLPKNSPNNMAGMNNPPGTPRDDGEMAGNFLNPFQSESYSPNMTMSV